One genomic region from Emys orbicularis isolate rEmyOrb1 chromosome 21 unlocalized genomic scaffold, rEmyOrb1.hap1 SUPER_21_unloc_10, whole genome shotgun sequence encodes:
- the DNASE1L1 gene encoding deoxyribonuclease-1-like 1, whose protein sequence is MGLPLRTLLLLLLLCPAAAPFRICAFNLQRFAGPKAAKTAVMDTLVKIVSRCDIAVLQEVMDAKGQAMPALISALHRSAGPDSYTALGSPLLGAGNYQERYVFVYRSGRTQLLDSYVYLDENPARPDAFAREPFVARFSLSSKALPTLVLVPQHTVPKKAEAEIDALYDVFLDVQARWGTEDIMFLGDFNADCGYVAKKRWGQIRLRREPGFHWLIGDAADTTVRNSTRCAYDRIVVHGERCLALVVPGSAQPFDFPGTFGLTETQALEVSDHYPVEVQLELNAAPRGRWPAGPALLPLAMLMAGLGGWF, encoded by the exons ATGGGGCTGCCCCTCCGcaccctgctgctcctgctcctgctgtgcCCGGCAGCTGCCCCCTTCCGGATTTGCGCCTTCAACCTGCAGCGCTTCGCTGGCCCCAAAGCCGCCAAGACCGCCGTCATGGACACGCTGGTCAAG ATTGTCTCTCGCTGTGACATCGCAGTGCTGCAGGAGGTGATGGATGCCAAGGGGCAGGCCATGCCAGCGCTGATCAGCGCCCTGCACAG gtcTGCAGGCCCCGACTCCTACACAGCCCTGGGCAGCCCGCTGCTGGGAGCCGGGAATTACCAGGAGCGCTACGTCTTCGTGTACCG GTCCGGCCGCACCCAGCTCCTCGACTCCTACGTGTACCTGGACGAGAACCCCGCCAGACCGGATGCCTTCGCCCGCGAACCCTTTGTCGCGCGCTTCAGCCTGTCCAGCAAAG ccctccccaccctggtGCTTGTTCCCCAGCACACCGTGCCCAAGAAGGCCGAGGCGGAGATCGATGCGCTCTACGATGTCTTCCTGGATGTCCAGGCCCGCTGGGGGACAGAG gacatCATGTTCCTGGGGGACTTTAACGCCGACTGCGGTTACGTGGCCAAGAAGCGCTGGGGCCAGATCCGGCTGCGGCGTGAGCCCGGCTTCCACTGGCTAATCGGAGACGCTGCCGACACCACTGTGCGGAACAGCACACGCTGCGCCTACGACAG gaTCGTGGTGCATGGGGAGCGCTGCCTGGCGCTGGTGGTGCCCGGCTCAGCCCAGCCCTTCGACTTCCCTGGCACGTTCGGGCTCACGGAGACCCAG GCGCTGGAGGTCAGTGACCATTACCCAGTGGAAGTGCAACTGGAACTGAACGCCGCCCCGAGGGGGCGCTGGCCGGCCGGCCCAGCACTGCTGCCCCTGGCCATGCTGATGGCCGGACTGGGGGGCTGGTTCTGA